In one window of Candidatus Binatia bacterium DNA:
- the thiE gene encoding thiamine phosphate synthase: MPAVPQLYLVTDRHRTNGRALPEVVEQALRGGVDAVQLREKDLPGRSFWDLARELRALCERYGALLLVNDRLDVAKAVGADGVHLPVQSFTPREARAILGRSAIVGCSCHSLEEALRATDQGADFLVCGPVFDTPSKRAFGPPLGLEQLRDICARVSIPVLAIGGVTAETIPVVRSSGAYGIAVIRAVLEAPSPFEAARQLKHALTSSGTHSEH; the protein is encoded by the coding sequence ATGCCCGCTGTTCCTCAGCTCTACCTCGTCACCGATCGGCATCGAACAAACGGGCGAGCGCTACCCGAGGTTGTGGAGCAAGCACTGCGTGGCGGAGTGGATGCAGTGCAGCTGCGGGAGAAGGATCTGCCCGGGCGTTCATTCTGGGATCTCGCACGGGAGCTTCGGGCCCTCTGCGAGCGGTACGGCGCACTGCTCCTCGTGAATGATCGGCTGGACGTTGCCAAGGCCGTGGGCGCCGACGGCGTGCACCTTCCCGTGCAGTCGTTCACACCACGGGAGGCGCGAGCAATTCTTGGGCGCTCCGCGATCGTTGGCTGCTCGTGTCATAGCCTGGAGGAAGCTCTGCGGGCGACAGACCAGGGAGCAGATTTTCTTGTGTGCGGGCCGGTCTTTGACACTCCCTCGAAACGCGCCTTTGGGCCACCGCTTGGACTGGAGCAGCTCCGCGACATTTGCGCCCGGGTTTCCATTCCCGTGCTTGCCATCGGCGGAGTGACTGCGGAAACGATCCCGGTCGTTCGTAGTTCCGGCGCTTACGGTATCGCTGTCATTCGAGCGGTGTTGGAGGCGCCGTCACCTTTCGAGGCAGCGCGTCAACTGAAACACGCCTTAACCTCCTCCGGAACCCACAGCGAACATTGA
- a CDS encoding thiazole synthase — protein sequence MEDLLRIADKEFRSRLIVGTGKYRDFEETRRAVEASGAEIVTVAVRRVNVTARDRENLLDYLNPHRLLILPNTAGCYTAEEAVRTARLAREAGVGNWVKLEVIGDDKTLFPDVPATIEAARILVREGFVVLPYVNDDPVAAKKLEEIGCAAVMPLAAPIGSGLGIRNPYNLMIILEQSRVPVIVDAGVGTASDAAVAMELGCDAVLMNTAIAGAQNPILMAEAMRQAVEAGRKAFLAGRIPRKLYATASSPLEGVVGR from the coding sequence ATGGAAGACCTGTTGCGCATCGCCGATAAGGAATTTCGCTCCCGCTTGATCGTGGGCACAGGCAAGTACCGCGACTTTGAGGAGACCCGCCGCGCCGTCGAGGCTTCTGGGGCTGAGATTGTCACTGTAGCCGTGCGGCGGGTTAACGTAACAGCGCGTGACCGCGAAAACCTGCTCGACTACCTGAACCCCCACCGACTCCTGATCCTACCGAACACCGCGGGCTGCTACACGGCCGAGGAGGCTGTGCGCACGGCTCGCCTGGCTCGAGAGGCGGGTGTTGGCAACTGGGTAAAACTAGAAGTCATCGGCGACGACAAGACCCTATTTCCAGATGTACCGGCAACCATCGAAGCAGCCCGCATTCTGGTACGCGAAGGCTTCGTCGTACTGCCCTATGTTAACGACGACCCGGTTGCGGCCAAAAAACTTGAGGAAATCGGCTGCGCGGCGGTCATGCCTCTTGCGGCTCCGATCGGTTCAGGGTTGGGGATCCGCAACCCGTACAATTTGATGATTATTCTCGAGCAAAGCCGCGTGCCGGTGATTGTCGATGCTGGGGTGGGAACCGCGTCCGACGCGGCCGTGGCCATGGAGCTCGGGTGCGACGCCGTACTGATGAACACCGCAATTGCGGGTGCTCAAAACCCCATCCTCATGGCTGAAGCCATGCGCCAGGCGGTAGAGGCCGGGCGCAAGGCATTTCTCGCTGGTCGCATTCCGCGCAAGTTGTACGCTACGGCCTCGAGCCCACTCGAAGGAGTCGTCGGGCGTTAA
- the thiS gene encoding sulfur carrier protein ThiS: MRSIVSSVRVRLNGEWHSLRDGLTVAELVAELDLHNQRIAIEVNRAIVPRHEYANVRLRENDEIEVVHFVGGG, from the coding sequence ATGAGATCTATCGTGAGCAGCGTGCGTGTTCGGCTCAATGGCGAGTGGCACTCTCTGCGTGATGGTCTAACCGTGGCGGAGTTGGTCGCCGAACTTGACCTCCACAATCAACGAATTGCCATCGAGGTCAATCGCGCCATTGTTCCCCGGCATGAATACGCCAATGTGCGCCTGCGAGAAAACGACGAAATTGAAGTCGTGCATTTCGTAGGCGGAGGGTAA